In one window of Vibrio sp. DW001 DNA:
- a CDS encoding DUF5107 domain-containing protein, whose amino-acid sequence MENKARVWSETVMLPTYPTGAVDTNPLFLEKRVYQGSSGAVYPYGVIDSINDELINKEYNAIFLENDYIKVMLLPELGGRIHKAYDKVRGRDFVYCNDVIKPALVGLIGPWVSGGIEFNWPQHHRPTTYMPVDVNIRTHDDGSAEVWLGEVEHMYGLQISAGFKLYPNKALIEITGKVYNGNPTPRQFLWWSNPAVKGGEDHQSIFPPDVTAVYDHGKRDVSEFPIAKGTYYKVDYSPGTDISRYNNLPVPTSYMAAGSDYDFVGAYSHNEAGGLLHIANHHISPGKKQWTWGNCDFGLAWDKNLTDTCGPYIELMTGVFTDNQPDFTWIDSNEEKVFVQNFLPYSQLGSVHQANTDLALKLHREEREIEWGIYAISKIENCSVVIKSNNTILVDETFSFEPCQVHLETIEYSSNEKLTIVVTTQNGQKVLSYTELDAAEEAIPEPAQPPLAPQNVSSIEELYLIGQHLEQYHHASGQSDDYYQEALRRDPLDYRCNLALANREYERCDYNNALVLLNNALDRAHRYNKNPACGRASFLRGCVHEKLGQLELAYQDYYKSTWSGNCGDIGFMGASRLSFIQHRYTDALEEINRSLELNRTSYHAAFIKVVILDKLDKTDEARRFNDTAIQQFPLGYALFFERYRITKSDESKQIFSNLCQKRQANAIHVSGLYQSLGLMECAIRAIDLIDANGANSLLIKTALDDEMDESLLTKAEQEFSQNVLFPNTQIEWHALTKLAGNPFVDYQLGCFYYAKKSYEKAVLLWKNALTIRPDFKECHRNLSVYYANKKQDLERALCHMSYAWELDSQDARVLFELDHLRKLIGRSPEDRLDMLNKHQNIVLKRDDLSAEWIALLNISGNQARALDVLESKVFHPWEGGEGRITGQYINALLRLTEQFVMDGKYANAKQQLVKSLTYPDNLSEGRLVGQSDNDIYFMLGCIAEVRGNAEEAQQYWQKATLGSSELTESRYYNDQPADYLFFQALALAKLGERDRALKRLTVMRNWANDHLSQDVYEDFFAVSLPELNVFDRDIIQNHQVHCRFIRYLSSLGESLLLDTGITQSTPDKAALLELEPGHSKTSLIDSLLPLLTKFFKHSPH is encoded by the coding sequence ATGGAAAATAAAGCGAGGGTATGGTCAGAAACAGTAATGTTGCCGACATATCCTACTGGTGCAGTTGATACCAACCCCTTGTTTTTGGAAAAAAGAGTGTATCAAGGCTCTTCAGGTGCGGTGTACCCATATGGGGTGATTGACTCAATCAATGATGAATTGATAAACAAAGAATACAACGCAATTTTTCTAGAAAATGACTATATCAAGGTCATGTTGCTGCCAGAACTAGGGGGTCGAATTCATAAGGCTTACGACAAGGTTCGCGGCAGAGATTTTGTTTACTGTAACGATGTTATTAAGCCTGCATTAGTCGGCTTGATAGGGCCTTGGGTTTCAGGAGGAATAGAGTTTAATTGGCCTCAGCATCACAGGCCAACCACCTATATGCCAGTGGATGTAAATATTCGAACTCACGATGATGGTAGTGCAGAGGTTTGGCTAGGGGAAGTCGAGCATATGTATGGTCTGCAAATCAGTGCAGGCTTTAAACTTTACCCAAACAAAGCGCTCATAGAGATAACCGGTAAGGTCTATAACGGAAATCCAACACCACGCCAGTTTCTTTGGTGGTCTAATCCTGCCGTTAAAGGTGGAGAGGATCATCAGAGTATATTCCCACCAGACGTAACCGCGGTTTACGACCACGGAAAAAGAGACGTGAGCGAGTTCCCGATAGCAAAAGGCACGTATTACAAAGTTGATTATTCCCCTGGGACGGATATCTCTCGGTATAACAACCTACCTGTCCCTACGTCTTATATGGCGGCGGGTTCTGATTACGATTTTGTTGGAGCCTATAGCCACAATGAGGCTGGAGGACTACTCCACATCGCCAATCATCATATTTCTCCAGGAAAAAAACAGTGGACATGGGGAAACTGTGATTTTGGGTTAGCGTGGGACAAAAACCTCACAGATACCTGTGGTCCGTATATCGAACTAATGACAGGTGTCTTTACCGATAACCAACCAGATTTTACATGGATCGACTCAAATGAAGAGAAAGTCTTCGTGCAGAACTTCCTGCCATACAGCCAATTAGGGTCGGTACATCAAGCCAATACAGATCTCGCGTTGAAACTACATAGAGAAGAAAGAGAAATAGAATGGGGTATCTATGCAATATCCAAAATAGAGAATTGTTCAGTCGTCATTAAGTCCAACAATACCATTCTCGTTGACGAGACATTCTCTTTTGAACCTTGTCAGGTACATCTGGAAACCATCGAATACTCAAGCAATGAAAAGTTAACGATCGTTGTCACCACCCAAAACGGTCAAAAAGTACTTTCGTACACAGAGCTTGATGCGGCTGAAGAAGCTATCCCTGAACCCGCGCAACCCCCTTTGGCACCGCAAAACGTATCATCGATTGAAGAGCTTTATTTGATAGGTCAACATTTAGAACAGTATCATCACGCTAGTGGTCAATCAGACGATTATTACCAAGAAGCTCTGCGCCGAGATCCACTGGATTATCGCTGCAACCTTGCGTTGGCAAATAGGGAGTACGAGCGGTGTGACTACAATAATGCGTTAGTACTATTAAATAACGCGCTAGATCGAGCCCATCGATATAATAAAAATCCGGCTTGTGGTCGCGCCAGTTTTCTTCGAGGTTGTGTTCACGAAAAACTGGGGCAACTCGAATTAGCCTATCAGGATTACTATAAATCCACTTGGAGTGGTAACTGTGGTGATATCGGTTTTATGGGGGCGAGTCGCCTATCATTTATTCAGCACAGATACACCGATGCACTTGAAGAAATAAATCGCTCACTAGAGCTTAATCGCACCAGTTATCATGCGGCTTTTATCAAGGTAGTGATTCTAGATAAATTGGATAAAACCGATGAGGCTAGGCGCTTCAATGATACGGCAATTCAACAGTTTCCACTTGGCTATGCTTTGTTTTTTGAGAGATATCGAATCACAAAGTCGGATGAATCGAAGCAAATATTCTCGAATCTGTGCCAAAAAAGACAAGCTAATGCCATCCACGTTAGTGGCTTATATCAATCACTTGGCTTAATGGAGTGTGCTATCAGAGCGATTGATCTAATAGACGCCAACGGCGCCAATTCATTGCTCATTAAAACAGCATTAGACGACGAAATGGACGAGAGTTTATTGACCAAAGCCGAACAAGAGTTTAGCCAAAACGTACTCTTCCCTAACACACAAATAGAGTGGCATGCGCTGACAAAATTAGCTGGAAATCCTTTTGTTGATTATCAATTAGGGTGTTTCTATTATGCCAAAAAGTCTTACGAAAAAGCGGTGCTACTTTGGAAGAATGCGTTAACTATTAGGCCTGATTTTAAAGAATGTCACCGTAATTTATCTGTTTACTATGCAAACAAAAAACAGGACTTAGAACGTGCGCTCTGCCATATGTCTTATGCGTGGGAGCTTGATTCTCAAGATGCCAGAGTGCTCTTTGAACTAGACCATTTACGCAAGCTGATAGGGCGCTCACCTGAAGACAGACTCGACATGCTGAATAAGCACCAGAACATCGTGCTAAAGCGGGATGACTTAAGTGCCGAGTGGATAGCACTGCTTAATATTTCTGGAAATCAAGCCAGAGCACTAGACGTGCTAGAAAGCAAAGTATTCCATCCCTGGGAAGGTGGTGAAGGTCGAATCACAGGACAATATATCAATGCATTATTACGCCTAACGGAACAATTCGTTATGGACGGAAAGTACGCCAACGCAAAGCAGCAGTTGGTTAAATCTCTAACCTATCCAGACAATTTAAGCGAAGGACGTCTTGTTGGGCAAAGCGACAACGACATCTATTTCATGCTCGGTTGCATAGCTGAAGTACGTGGTAATGCTGAAGAGGCACAACAGTATTGGCAAAAGGCGACGCTTGGTTCTAGTGAGTTAACGGAAAGTCGCTATTACAATGACCAACCCGCTGATTACCTGTTCTTCCAAGCACTGGCTCTTGCTAAGTTAGGAGAACGAGACCGCGCACTGAAGCGTTTAACCGTGATGAGAAACTGGGCAAACGATCATCTATCTCAAGATGTTTACGAGGATTTCTTCGCTGTCTCACTTCCCGAGCTGAATGTATTTGACAGGGATATCATTCAAAATCATCAAGTTCATTGTCGGTTTATTCGATATCTCTCTTCACTTGGAGAAAGTTTGTTATTGGACACTGGGATCACGCAATCAACACCGGATAAAGCGGCCTTGCTTGAATTGGAGCCGGGGCATAGCAAGACCAGCTTGATTGATTCACTTTTACCACTGTTAACAAAGTTTTTTAAACATTCACCCCATTAA
- a CDS encoding zinc transporter ZntB: MMQVSDILYGFYFDNSGLTKRIKNTAELDAYRSHWLHFDYTLPSTTLWLRNHSKLNPTVIDALLNEETRPRATSLDGGLLISLRGVNLAAGSDPEDMVSIRLWVTNDKVISTRCRKLLSTLDIANDFNQGNGPSSPSRFVIELTEKLISRMSDTINDIEEKIANIEEAILTSTNYSLRNELSILRRQIISLRRYLSPQKEAMIQLLSDKITLFSNEDKIQLRETLDHLVRYIEDLDSIKDRATVSQEELSNRLAEQMNNRMYVLSIVAAIFLPLGFLTGLFGVNVGGIPGAESSDSFAIFNLLLIGVVIIQVWIFKKKNWF; this comes from the coding sequence ATGATGCAAGTTTCTGACATCCTATATGGGTTCTACTTCGACAATAGTGGCTTGACGAAGAGAATTAAAAATACTGCTGAACTAGATGCTTATAGGTCGCACTGGCTTCATTTTGATTACACGCTTCCTTCCACGACTCTATGGTTGAGAAATCACAGTAAACTTAACCCTACCGTCATTGATGCTCTATTAAATGAGGAGACTCGCCCTAGAGCAACGAGCCTCGATGGCGGGTTATTGATTTCATTAAGAGGGGTCAACTTAGCGGCTGGTAGTGATCCCGAAGATATGGTTTCTATCCGTTTGTGGGTCACAAATGACAAAGTAATCAGTACAAGATGTCGAAAACTACTTTCGACGCTAGATATTGCAAATGATTTCAACCAGGGAAATGGGCCAAGTTCACCATCTCGTTTTGTCATAGAGTTAACTGAAAAATTGATTTCAAGAATGAGTGACACAATCAACGACATTGAGGAAAAGATAGCCAATATTGAAGAAGCTATTCTCACGTCAACTAATTATAGTCTGCGTAATGAACTTTCGATTTTACGCCGACAGATCATCTCGTTAAGACGTTACTTGTCGCCACAAAAAGAAGCTATGATTCAGTTATTAAGTGACAAAATTACTCTATTTTCTAATGAAGATAAAATTCAACTACGTGAAACGTTAGATCACTTAGTTCGCTACATAGAAGATTTGGACTCGATTAAAGACCGCGCTACTGTTAGCCAAGAAGAGCTCAGTAATCGTCTCGCCGAACAGATGAACAATCGCATGTATGTTCTTTCGATTGTTGCCGCTATTTTCTTGCCTCTCGGTTTTCTTACTGGATTATTTGGGGTCAATGTAGGCGGAATTCCCGGCGCCGAAAGCAGCGATTCTTTTGCCATATTTAATTTGTTGCTTATTGGTGTCGTCATTATTCAGGTTTGGATATTCAAGAAAAAGAACTGGTTCTAG
- a CDS encoding glutamate synthase-related protein, translating to MSNPIVENNKPINVELTKDQEYYFCTCGRSGNQPYCDGSHAGSGFKPKSFIAKESGGAYLCRCKHTANPPYCDGSHKQFSNEQVGQEGPGVQIQAAGSMPVAAATKEEPTVEFIHQLAREGLSKMGHHGPMTSMGVPRNELPHWDDLQIMVAQMATKPLLEDVPVSTQLVIGPNAKKPLTLNIPLFVSDMSFGALSEEAKVSLATGAELAGTGICSGEGGMLPEEQAANSRYFYEFASAGFGYDESKLVNVQAFHFKGGQGAKTGTGGHLPGNKNIGKIAEVRGIEAGTAAISPPTFKNLHTTEDFKRFADRVREVTGGIPIGFKLSANHIESDIQFALDASADYLILDGRGGGTGAAPEMFRDHISVPTIPALARARAYLDKQGVSGEVTLIVTGGLRVPMDFVKAMALGADGVAISNSAMQSIGCVAARMCNTNNCPAGIATQKADLRQRLNVSKASVQLKNFFEASVELMQVMSRACGHDALNKFNKNDLATWKKEMAQLSGVKYSGVNKI from the coding sequence ATGAGCAACCCAATTGTCGAAAACAACAAACCTATCAACGTCGAATTGACGAAAGATCAAGAGTACTATTTTTGCACCTGTGGTCGCTCAGGGAATCAGCCTTATTGTGATGGTTCCCATGCAGGGTCAGGTTTTAAGCCTAAAAGCTTCATTGCGAAAGAGAGTGGCGGAGCCTATCTTTGTCGCTGTAAACACACCGCTAATCCGCCTTATTGTGATGGGTCTCATAAACAGTTCTCTAATGAACAGGTTGGGCAGGAAGGACCCGGTGTTCAGATACAGGCGGCGGGAAGTATGCCGGTTGCTGCGGCCACCAAAGAAGAACCGACGGTCGAATTTATCCATCAGTTAGCACGAGAAGGCCTCTCCAAAATGGGACATCACGGTCCCATGACGTCGATGGGTGTACCAAGGAATGAACTCCCTCATTGGGATGACCTACAGATTATGGTTGCACAGATGGCGACCAAACCGTTGCTAGAAGACGTTCCAGTGAGCACTCAATTGGTTATCGGTCCAAACGCCAAAAAGCCACTGACACTGAATATTCCGCTGTTTGTGTCAGATATGAGCTTTGGTGCTCTGTCGGAAGAAGCAAAGGTTTCACTAGCGACCGGAGCCGAGTTGGCCGGAACGGGAATATGCTCGGGAGAGGGAGGAATGTTGCCGGAAGAACAAGCCGCAAACTCACGTTATTTTTATGAGTTCGCAAGCGCTGGGTTTGGTTATGATGAATCTAAGTTAGTCAATGTACAGGCGTTCCATTTTAAAGGCGGTCAAGGTGCGAAGACAGGGACAGGTGGTCACTTACCGGGCAATAAAAATATCGGGAAAATCGCCGAAGTTAGGGGAATAGAAGCGGGGACTGCTGCCATATCGCCGCCGACCTTTAAGAATCTTCATACCACAGAAGATTTTAAAAGGTTTGCGGACAGAGTTCGTGAGGTGACTGGTGGTATTCCAATTGGCTTTAAACTCAGCGCTAATCATATTGAAAGCGATATTCAATTTGCGCTAGATGCCAGTGCAGATTATCTCATCCTTGATGGGCGTGGTGGAGGTACGGGCGCGGCACCAGAGATGTTTAGGGATCATATCAGCGTGCCAACCATTCCGGCTTTAGCACGTGCGAGAGCTTATCTAGATAAACAAGGTGTGAGTGGAGAAGTGACCTTGATAGTCACAGGCGGACTCCGTGTTCCAATGGATTTTGTGAAGGCAATGGCATTAGGGGCAGACGGGGTGGCGATATCCAATAGCGCTATGCAATCCATTGGTTGTGTTGCGGCTCGGATGTGTAATACCAACAATTGTCCTGCTGGCATTGCGACTCAAAAGGCCGATCTACGCCAAAGGTTGAATGTTAGCAAAGCGTCGGTGCAGTTGAAGAACTTCTTTGAAGCTTCGGTCGAGTTGATGCAGGTGATGTCTAGAGCTTGTGGGCATGATGCGCTAAACAAGTTTAACAAAAACGATCTGGCGACTTGGAAGAAAGAGATGGCGCAATTGTCGGGTGTGAAATATTCAGGGGTGAATAAGATATAG